From Mya arenaria isolate MELC-2E11 chromosome 1, ASM2691426v1, a single genomic window includes:
- the LOC128205223 gene encoding uncharacterized protein LOC128205223, translating to MAASDRKAFIKAIGKAGGSVLPMKELAVSGIVCIKKDTEKEHTLKVNFNIQSDGNIVPGSTQHVIDNIQRDSADATELKKDIWKYSQRLIRYEDNLHLFGVIKVSHQTTDYIVTLKQTVGHPTGIGQKQTVGHSTGNGQKQTVGHPTEKDQKQTVGHPTGKDQKQTVGHSTGNGQKQTVGHSAGKGQKQSVGHSKGIGQNQAVGHKQTEAKTVTPKVGKTHKEKDDRWSQDILLSSGSLVANKSGTDLPVNNDEPSIPQCRPVAFIEKYLAKTPKKSDNERTSCQKIDSSISGATGGNIYDCIKNTATSKPSTSASFKMEKEDRSHVVLSSLNSGTQQIQSTKVAFSCGKCGGKELQTRKGIISHIKKCAMVEHEGALRYIIKKEVPWHPIQREMKTDKMTSVKDMKRKRDDSPDEGIQKEVPWHPIQREMKTDKMASGKDMKRKRDDSPDEGIQKGVPWHPIQREMETDKMASVKDMKRKRDDSPDEGIQKEVPWHPIQCEIKTDKMASGKDMKRKRDDSPDEGIQKEVPWHPIQREMKTDKMASVKDMKRKRDDSPDEGLHATPKKPKMGQICKIC from the exons ATGGCTGCTTCAGACCGCAAAGCGTTCATAAAAGCCATAGGTAAGGCGGGAGGTAGTGTTCTGCCGATGAAAGAGCTTGCGGTGTCTGGTATTGTCTGTATAAAGAAGGACACAGAAAAAGAACATACGCTGAAAGTTAACTTCAACATACAGTCCGACGGAAATATTGTCCCTGGGTCAACACAGCACGTCATCGACAACATTCAGAG AGATAGTGCGGATGCTACTGAACTCAAAAAGGACATCTGGAAGTACTCCCAAAGATTGATTCGTTACGAAGATAACTTACATCTGTTTGGCGTTATAAAAGTATCACACCAAACTACCGATTATATCGTCACTCTCAAGCAAACTGTCGGTCATCCTACAGGAATCGGTCAAAAGCAAACTGTCGGTCATTCTACAGGAAATGGTCAAAAGCAAACTGTCGGTCATCCTACAGAAAAAGATCAAAAGCAAACTGTCGGTCATCCTACAGGAAAAGATCAAAAGCAAACTGTCGGTCATTCTACAGGAAATGGTCAAAAGCAAACTGTCGGTCATTCTGCAGGAAAAGGTCAAAAGCAAAGTGTCGGTCATTCTAAAGGAATCGGTCAGAATCAAGCTGTCGGTCACAAGCAAACCGAAGCTAAAACTGTAACTCCAAAAGTTGGCAAGACGCATAAAGAGAAAGACGACCGGTGGTCGCAAGATATACTTCTTTCGTCTGGAAGCTTAGTTGCAAACAAAAGTGGCACAGATCTTCCTGTGAATAATGATGAACCGTCTATTCCACAATGCAGACCTGTAGCCTTTATAGAGAAATACCTTGCCAAGACACCTAAAAAGTCAGACAACGAGAGAACATCCTGTCAAAAGATTGACAGTTCCATAAGTGGTGCGACAGGAGGAAACATATATGACTGTATTAAAAACACAGCAACAAGTAAACCTAGTACATCGGCGAGCTTTAAGATGGAAAAAGAAGACAGAAGTCACGTTGTGCTGAGCTCCCTAAATAGCGGTACACAGCAAATACAGTCGACTAAGGTTGCTTTCTCTTGCGGAAAATGTGGAGGTAAGGAATTACAAACCAGAAAAGGAATAATATCGCACATTAAAAAATGCGCTATGGTAGAGCACGAGGGAGCACTACGCTATATCATAAAAAAAGAAGTACCCTGGCATCCTATACAGCGTgaaatgaaaactgacaaaatgaCATCGGTTAAAGATATGAAACGAAAAAGAGATGATTCACCAGATGAAGGAATACAAAAAGAAGTACCCTGGCATCCTATACAGCGTgaaatgaaaactgacaaaatggCATCGGGTAAAGATATGAAACGAAAAAGAGATGATTCACCAGATGAAGGAATACAAAAAGGAGTACCCTGGCATCCTATACAGCGTGAAATGGAAACTGACAAAATGGCATCGGTTAAAGATATGAAACGAAAAAGAGATGATTCACCAGATGAAGGAATACAAAAAGAAGTACCCTGGCATCCTATACAGTGTGAAATTAAAACTGACAAAATGGCATCGGGTAAAGATATGAAACGAAAAAGAGATGATTCACCAGATGAAGGAATACAAAAAGAAGTACCCTGGCATCCTATACAGCGTgaaatgaaaactgacaaaatggCATCGGTTAAAGATATGAAACGAAAAAGAGATGATTCAC